The Linepithema humile isolate Giens D197 chromosome 7, Lhum_UNIL_v1.0, whole genome shotgun sequence genome has a window encoding:
- the LOC105670034 gene encoding lysosomal acid glucosylceramidase-like, with the protein MLRSVILFITFVIVQSNKCAHRSFGQDSIVCVCNATYCDRIYQSRLQAGQFQLYTSSKSGERLQFTTGNFSTKPVNGTLLIINSTQQYQKVHGFGGAFTDSSVLNIRSLSNRTRRKLLESYFAAPGNGIGYTYINVPIAGTDFATRPYSYDDTPHDSALRNFSLVNEDNYRIEYLHEIKNIMSNSNNLRLLCSSWAAPAWMKTSNETTWGILKREYYQTYANYLKKYFDAYKKHNISFWGFIPAHEPLAGFDTNNWYNGMGWSPNASAFWAVNYLAPTLKRAGYNPAYIAYDDERANILSYVEDVFRNKKANKLYTGISVHWYLDPIVSPMILTETHNRFPDKFLLITEVFNGVPGYQTDVGVLLGLWSRGESYAADIIQNFQHSLNAYVDFNLVLNEHGGPNWSGKFADAAIIVAPEHDEFYKQPNYYAMAHFSSFVPRNSRRISSTGLENNQNVSAVAFLTPEEKIVVVTINKGDKPINITLKHNNTGHIINLYLSAHSLYTVLYHNRR; encoded by the exons ATGCTGCGCTCAGTAATACTATTCATCACCTTTGTTATAGTACAAA GCAACAAATGCGCGCACCGTTCATTCGGACAGGATTCTATCGTATGCGTCTGCAACGCGACATATTGTGATAGGATATATCAGTCAAGATTGCAAGCGGGACAGTTCCAATTGTATACTTCTTCTAAAAGTGGTGAAAGATTACAATTTACCACTGGAAACTTCTCAACCAAGCCCGTAAATGGAACGcttcttataataaatagtacACAGCAGTATCAAAAGGTACATGGATTTGGCGGAGCCTTCACTGACTCTTCCGTACTCAATATTAGATCTCTCAGCAACAGGACTCGACGCAAATTACTCGA ATCATATTTTGCTGCTCCTGGCAATGGTATTGGATACACGTATATTAATGTACCTATCGCAGGTACCGATTTCGCGACAAGACCGTACTCGTATGATGATACACCGCATGATAGTGCGTTAAGGAATTTTAGCCTTGTGAATGAAGATAATTACCGAATCGAATATTTACatgaaatcaaaaatattatgtcgaattcaaacaatttaagattattgtGTAGTTCGTGGGCTGCACCAGCGTGGATGAAAACGAGCAATGAAACAACATGGG GTATTTTAAAACGTGAATACTATCAGACTTACGCCAATTATCTCAAGAAGTATTTTGATGcgtataaaaaacataatataagcTTCTGGGGCTTTATTCCTGCTCACGAGCCATTAGCAGGATTTGACACAAATAATTGGTATAATGGGATGGGATGGTCACCCAATGCATCGGCGTTCTGGGCAGTAAATTACTTAGCTCCGACTTTAAAAAGAGCCGGATACAATCCTGCCTATATAGCATACGATGATGAACGCGCCAATATACTGTCATACGTGGAAGATGTGTTCCGCAATAAGAAAGCTAACAAATTGTACACCGGTATTTCGGTCCATTGGTATCTAGATCCAATAGTTTCTCCGATGATACTCACAGAAACACATAATAGATTTCCGGATAAGTTTCTGCTGATTACTGAAGTATTCAATG gtgtGCCAGGTTATCAGACCGACGTAGGCGTACTATTAGGATTGTGGAGTCGAGGAGAATCTTATGCGGCAGATATTATTCAG AATTTCCAGCACTCACTAAATGCATATGTAGATTTCAATCTAGTACTCAATGAGCATGGTGGACCAAATTGGTCTGGAAAATTTGCGGATGCAGCTATTATCGTAGCGCCGGAACatgatgaattttataaacaacCGAATTATTATGCAATGGCTCATTTTAGCAGCTTTGTGCCACGCAACTCTCGCAGAATTTCATCTACGGGCCTTGAGAATAATCAAAATGTTAGCGCAGTAGCCTTTTTGACGCCCGAAGAGAAAATTGTAGTTGTGACCATTAACAA GGGTGATAAACCTATCAATATAACACTCAAACACAATAATACAGGCcatataatcaatttatacTTATCTGCACACTCTTTGTATACGGTATTGTATCACAATCGTCGATAA
- the LOC105670072 gene encoding ribonucleoside-diphosphate reductase large subunit-like has translation MRSMKYGNRFSPDMERLRWRKHVTKRNGNIERLCFKKLFSSIRAQCYNLDMNYVDVSFISFQVSKSFYSGITTAALSDLAAKSAAALAIDHPDYDTLAVRIDVSNLHKQTKNSFSEVMRDLYYAKNPVTNKHTPIISEHYYNIIKNNAKELDSAIIYDYDFSFNYVGLKTLQNSYLLKINDAIVERPQHMWMRVAVGIHENDINSAIQTYYYLSKQYFTYASPTSFNGCLNNQQIPNCFFLTIHDNEINKYAVGVYTSSKKCGLIGKYVGTSGTFASFLEPWHADIFHFLERKKNYDNDENKRADLFDSLWIPDLFMERVHNEEMWSLMNPYESPGLADAWGDKFNKLYTKYESEGRYRMQVKARDVWTAILKSQVQTGTPYMLYKDNYSRKSNHQRVGSKNKCNNVWCTTVLDYSNPDKGDVCNLVTIAVNKFVNTENRTFDFEKLLRVTKIVTRDLDKLIDIMFCPIPDIKKFNQSHRPIGIGVQGLADAFMLMRYPFDSKEAKELNIKIFETLYFGALEASFELAEKKGTYETYHRSMIKHGIFQCDLWKVRPTNLWNWHWLRKMIDIHGVRNSLLISCMPTTSTSQILGNNESIEPYTSNIYVRRVSSEEFLVVNPHLLRDLIAQGLWNNDVKNSILSNYGSIKKIKCIPNSLKMLYKTVWEISQKVIFQMAADRGPFIDQSQSLNVHLQGPSGARLSTLYFLGWESGLKIGSYYLRTTRENLVQYIKDDKSKFQNSEFMNSEFMNPEFISNASSISSYIAYSTSSSNVSSIPSSIVSSISSSIASSIASSIVSSTQSSKYDDDDNNKRRNQLSRRKNLEAWLACSRRDFCSLYSS, from the exons ATGCGCTCTATGAAATACGGTAATCGGTTCTCCCCGGACATGGAGAGACTACGATGGAGGAAACACGTTACCAAGCGCA atggGAATATAGAACGTCTTTGTTTCAAGAAACTCTTTTCAAGTATTAGAGCGCAGTGTTATAATTTAGATATGAACTATGTGGATGTA TCTTTCATTTCATTTCAAGTgagtaaaagtttttattctgGAATAACTACAGCCGCATTGAGTGATCTTGCAGCTAAGAGCGCAGCTGCTTTAGCAATTGATCATCCCGACTATGATACATTAGCTGTACGAATTGATGTGTCTAATCTACATAAGCAGACTAAGAATAGCTTCAGCG AGGTCATGCGCGACTTATATTATGCTAAAAATCCGGTCACAAATAAACACACTCCTATAATCAGCGAGCATTATTACAACATCATCAAGAATAATGCAAAGGAGTTAGACTCCGCTATAATATACGACTATGACTTCAGTTTTAATTATGTCGGTTTGAAAACACTTCAAAACAGCTATTTGCTAAAAATTAATGACGCTATAGTGGAAAGACCACAACATATGTGGATGAGAGTGGCCGTTGGTATTCATGAAAACGACATTAACAGTGCTATACAAACGTATTACTATTTATccaaacaatattttacgtaCGCTTCACCGACGTCGTTTAACGGTTGTCTCAACAATCAACAAATACCcaa CTGCTTCTTTTTAACAATCCATGAcaacgaaataaataaatatgcagtAGGTGTATATACCTCGTCGAAGAAATGTGGGCTCATCGGCAAATATGTCGGAACATCGGGAACGTTTGCAAGTTTCTTAGAACCATGGCATGCTGATATCTTTCATTTTCTCgagcgtaaaaaaaattatg acaacGATGAAAACAAGCGAGCAGACTTATTTGATAGCCTGTGGATACCAGATCTTTTTATGGAACGTGTGCACAACGAAGAGATGTGGAGCTTGATGAATCCTTATGAATCTCCCGGCTTAGCTGATGCTTGGGGTGATAAGTTTAACAAGTTGTATACTAA ATACGAAAGCGAAGGTCGTTACAGAATGCAAGTAAAAGCTCGAGACGTGTGGACCGCTATTCTCAAATCACAAGTGCAAACCGGAACGCCTTATATGCTTTACAAAGACAACTATAGTCGAAAGTCCAATCATCAGCGCGTAGGCTCCaagaataaatgcaataatgtaTGGTGCACTACGGTCCTCGATTATTCCAATCCCGACAAAGGCGACGTGTGCAATCTAGTGACCATCGCTGTCAATAAGTTTGTCAATACTGAGAACAGAACTTTTGATTTCGAAAAACTCCTGAGAGTCACAAAAATCGTTACTCGCGATTTGGATAAACTTATCGACATCATGTTTTGTCCTATCCcggatatcaaaaaatttaatcaaagtCACAGGCCTATTG GTATTGGAGTGCAGGGTTTGGCAGATGCGTTTATGTTAATGCGATATCCGTTCGATAGCAAAGAAGCGAAGGAGCTCAACATCAAAATCTTCGAGACGCTTTACTTTGGTGCCTTAGAAGCCAGTTTCGAGTTGGCTGAGAAAAAAGGCACTTACGAAACATATCATCGCAGTATGATCAAACATGGC ATCTTTCAATGTGATTTGTGGAAAGTCAGGCCGACAAATTTGTGGAATTGGCACTGGTTAAGAAAAATGATCGATATACATGGAGTGAGAAATTCGCTTTTAATATCATGTATGCCGACAACTTCCACGTCGCAAATTCTCGGAAACAACGAATCCATCGAGCCGTACACGAGCAACATTTACGTGAGACGCGTATCATCCGAGGAATTCCTCGTCGTCAATCCGCATCTGTTGCGAGACTTGATCGCCCAAGGTTTATGGAACAATGACGTAAAGAATAGCATTCTTTCGAATTATGGATCCATTAAA aaaattaaatgtattcccaattctttaaaaatgctCTACAAAACGGTATGGGAGATATCGCAGAAAGTAATTTTCCAAATGGCGGCCGATCGAGGACCTTTTATTGATCAATCGCAATCCCTGAATGTTCACCTTCAGGGTCCGTCAGGGGCGAGACTCTCGACGCTATATTTCCTCGGTTGGGAAAGT ggCTTAAAGATTGGCTCGTATTACCTAAGAACAACACGTGAAAATCTTGTGCAATATATAAAGGatgataaatcaaaatttcaaaattctgaATTCATGAATTCTGAATTCATGAATCCTGAATTCATATCCAATGCTTCCAGTATTTCTTCCTATATTGCTTACAGTACTTCTTCCAGTAATGTTTCCAGTATTCCTTCCAGTATTGTTTCCAGTATTTCTTCCAGTATTGCTTCCAGTATTGCTTCCAGTATTGTTTCCAGTACTCAGTCATCCAAatatgatgatgatgataataacaAAAGACGAAATCAATTAAGTCGGAGAAAAAACTTGGAAGCATGGCTCGCTTGCTCACGTAGAGATTTTTGTTCCTTGTACAGCTCGTga
- the LOC105670071 gene encoding lysosomal acid glucosylceramidase-like, translated as MLREAILLAVFVTIKSNTCVQRLVGPNAIVCVCNSTYCDALHKPKLQAGQFQFYTSTKNGERLQLTIGNFSTETINGTLLTVNSSQKDQEIFGFGAAMTDSVALNLRALSNNTQQKLLESYFGPPGIGIGYTHVRIPIGGTDFSTRPYTYHDIPDDITLSNFNLVEEDNYKIGYLHKIKRIMSDPESLRILAVSWTAPIWMKTTNNIRWGILKSEHYQTYANYIRMFFDAYKRHGINIWGVSPSNEPLDGFYPKWSFNAMGWTPNASAFWSVNHLVPTLRQAGYNPVFLAMEDQRHLLPCYVDEMFTNEKVRELFSGITVHWYLDQYISPRRLIETHNKYPDKFILITEACNGAAPLEVGGVDLGSWDRGEYYMSNIIENLSYWVNGWIDWNMALDINGGPNWSTNYVDSAIIVIPENDEFYKQPTYYAISHVSNFVPRHSRKILSTGLENNENVTAVAFLTPQKEIVVVAINKNDKPVNVTVKDNNADRKINLRLPAHSFNTLLYLANQ; from the exons ATGCTGCGCGAGGCAATTCTACTTGCCGTTTTTGTCACAATAAAAA GTAACACATGTGTGCAACGTTTAGTCGGACCAAATGCTATCGTATGCGTTTGCAACTCGACGTATTGTGATGCATTACATAAGCCAAAATTGCAAGCAGGCCAATTCCAATTCTATACTTCTACTAAAAATGGCGAAAGATTACAACTTACCATTGGGAACTTTTCAACCGAGACTATAAATGGAACACTTCTTACAGTAAATAGTAGTCAGAAGGATCAAGAGATCTTTGGATTTGGTGCGGCAATGACTGATTCCGTCGCGCTCAACCTTAGAGCTCTCAGCAACAACACTCAACAAAAGTTACTCGA atcaTATTTCGGCCCTCCTGGTATTGGCATCGGATATACACACGTTCGTATTCCTATCGGAGGCACCGATTTCTCGACGAGACCGTACACGTACCATGACATACCCGATGATATTACATTAAGTAATTTCAACCTTGTAGAAGAAGATAATTACAAAATCGggtatttacataaaattaaacgtaTTATGTCCGATCCAGAAAGTCTAAGAATCTTGGCTGTTTCGTGGACCGCTCCGATATGGATGAAAACGACTAATAACATAAGATGGG GTATCCTGAAAAGTGAGCATTATCAAACTTACGCTAATTACATCAGAATGTTTTTTGATGCGTATAAACGGCATGGTATAAACATATGGGGTGTGTCGCCGAGTAACGAACCACTAGACGGATTTTATCCAAAATGGTCTTTCAATGCTATGGGATGGACCCCTAATGCATCAGCGTTCTGGTCCGTAAATCATTTAGTTCCAACTTTACGCCAGGCAGGATATAATCCTGTCTTTTTGGCTATGGAAGATCAACGCCACTTATTACCGTGCTACGTTGACGAAATGTTTACTAATGAGAAGGTTAGAGAATTGTTCAGCGGTATTACGGTCCATTGGTACTTAGATCAATATATTTCCCCGAGAAGACTCATCGAAACACATAACAAATATCCAGACAAGTTTATACTCATAACCGAAGCGTGCAATG GTGCCGCACCTTTGGAAGTCGGAGGTGTAGATTTAGGATCATGGGATCGAGGAGAATATTACATGTCAAATATCATCGAG aacTTATCATATTGGGTAAATGGATGGATAGATTGGAATATGGCACTAGATATAAATGGTGGACCAAATTGGAGTACCAATTATGTAGATTCGGCTATCATTGTAATACCAGAAAACgatgaattttataaacagcCTACGTATTATGCAATTTCTCACGTCAGCAACTTTGTGCCACGCCATTCTCGCAAAATTTTATCCACAGGccttgaaaataatgaaaacgtTACCGCTGTAGCGTTCTTGACCCCCCAAAAGGAAATTGTCGTTGTAGCTATTAACAA aaatgaTAAACCTGTCAATGTGACAGTCAAAGACAATAATGCagacagaaaaataaatttacgtcTACCCGCACACTCTTTCAATACGTTATTGTATTTAGCAAATCAGTAA
- the mRpS30 gene encoding large ribosomal subunit protein mL65, with the protein MFVQFRQKLLFNTVKYGKQKKYSIFAVKEIKDENKNTVEPVYPTIEDLSWNAKKKRKRQVWYDKIKSLKTVEEKLFEFNMPRYYGWKSVLLDEHYVPYNSLSHAQHITRTHIMKEPDLPPYYNSIISSEQLDNVLQSVKNNIEDNIIFEHFIRRREHEFEKDMLFKDIEDKQRKWNIEDTIVKTLIQNINRTMLVHLSSKYPHLLQAEIDFEPRLEASWIAGGTDPPNFMRKFRESVDFLKDNANDPVDLPIQYLGHPVIHLRHKHLLREVIPLSECENPALDVPIFKFSPQVLTYRIGRRHLTNIPGFWPGDENEFGLLSYHNCTHLQRRQETFNDTFAALKVQAVLASYSWLLSQACYQGFSTFNDITYPLTTQAVITDGQWWSFCVYQLNTVLIQSEHVTENPKRNVCWITEPIKLFDKLENEKVHGLNEEVLKNLIKFYVNTPEERIDVDLKPYLGKSEKVIADIEEDERRNWLEKQYKHLVCNRPRHKPIPEIYDWQRIYLINHKTRPLDKKRDWWQSGKNAFKRRLDDHLPPYIPRVLRENPKKRKVGRWAKTFYP; encoded by the exons ATGTTTGTTCAATTCCGACAAAAACTACTGTTTAATACAGTAAAGTATGGGAAACAAAAGAAGTATAGCATTTTTGCTGTTAAGGAAATCAAggatgaaaacaaaaatacagtAGAGCCTGTGTATCCAACTATTGAAGATTTGAGTTGGAATgctaaaaagaaaaggaaaagacaAGTTTGGTATGACAAGATCAAAAGTTTAAAAACCGTAGAAGAGAAGCTGTTTGAATTTAACATGCCAAGATATTACGGTTGGAAATCAGTACTTTTGGATGAACATTATGTACCATATAACTCTTTATCACATGCACAGCATATTACAAGAACACATATTATGAAAGAACCTGATCTTCCACCATATTACAACAGCATAATTTCTAGTGAGCAGTTAGATAATGTACTgcaatctgtaaaaaataatatagaagataatataatatttgaacatttCATTAGAAG AAGAGAACATgaatttgaaaaagatatgTTATTCAAAGACATTGAGGATAAACAGAGGAAATGGAATATAGAAGATACTATAGTAAAAACACtaattcagaatattaataGAACCATGTTGGTACATCTCTCTTCTAAATATCCACATTTATTACAAGCTGAAATTGATTTTGAACCAAGATTGGAAGCATCTTGGATTGCGGGTGGCACAGATCCTCCTAATTTTATGAGGAAATTTAGAGAATCTGTggattttttgaaagataatgcTAATGATCCAGTAGACTTGCCTATTCAATATTTGGGTCATCCTGTCATACATTTGAGACATAAACATCTACTGAGAGAAGTTATTCCTCTAAGCGAGTGTGAAAATCCAGCTTTGGATGTACCTATATTCAAGTTTTCTCCTCAAGTATTGACTTATAGGATTGGTCGGAGACATTTGACTAATATACCTGGATTTTGGCCTGGTGACGAAAATGAATTTGGACTCTTGTCTTATCATAATTGTACGCATTTACAAAGAAGACAAGAAACATTTAATGACACATTTGCAGCACTTAAAGTACAGGCTGTATTAGCATCTTATAGCTGGTTATTATCGCAAGCCTGTTATCAAG GTTTCTCTACTTTTAACGATATTACATATCCATTAACTACTCAGGCAGTTATAACAGATGGACAATGGTGGTCATTTTGCGTTTACCAACTGAATACTGTATTAATACAATCTGAACATGTGACTGAAAATCCAAAACGCAACGTATGTTGGATTACAGAgccgataaaattatttgataaattagaaaatgagAAAGTTCACGGCTTAAATGAAGAGGTTCTCAAGAACTTGATTAAGTTTTATGTGAATACTCCTGAAGAAAGAATAGATGTAGATTTGAAACCGTATCTAGGAAAATCCGAGAAAGTAATAGCCGACATAGAAGAagatgaaagaagaaattggcttgaaaaacaatataaacatCTCGTATGCAACAGGCCAAGGCACAA gCCAATACCGGAAATATATGATTGGCAGAggatttatcttattaatcataaaactCGTCCGTTGGATAAGAAACGAGACTGGTGGCAATCCGGTAAAAATGCATTCAAACGTAGATTAGATGATCATTTGCCACCATATATACCAAGAGTCTTACGAGAAAAtcctaaaaaaagaaaggtaGGACGATGGGCGAAAACATTTTACccataa